In a single window of the Thermoanaerobacter uzonensis DSM 18761 genome:
- a CDS encoding co-chaperone GroES, which translates to MTKIQPINGHALIKLEKEPEEKKIGGVIIPKTAEEKLNQGVIEALAAGASDELAVGDRVIYKEFSGTKIKHEGEEYLIIPVDDILAKFVEVDEI; encoded by the coding sequence ATGACAAAAATACAACCTATAAATGGCCATGCACTTATTAAATTGGAAAAAGAGCCTGAAGAGAAAAAGATAGGCGGAGTAATAATTCCCAAGACCGCTGAAGAAAAATTAAATCAGGGAGTAATTGAAGCTCTTGCAGCTGGTGCCTCCGATGAGCTTGCTGTAGGGGATAGGGTTATATATAAAGAGTTTTCGGGTACAAAGATAAAACACGAGGGAGAGGAATATCTCATAATTCCAGTAGACGACATACTGGCTAAGTTTGTGGAAGTTGACGAAATATAA
- a CDS encoding Dynamitin, which yields MSSEELLNLVLERLNSIDTRLEKVENRIDRLEVKFTEFEKRIDKLEQRMDSFEKRMDNLEQRMDNFEQKMGSFERKLGNFEVRLDNFEIKMDNFEKRLDKVEQRIDKIESVVTSTFEQVARNTESLTEINFQFKRIDKKFEVLNDHILERDADVKLLLEKVGL from the coding sequence GTGTCAAGTGAAGAATTATTAAACCTTGTGTTAGAAAGGCTTAACAGTATTGACACAAGGCTTGAGAAAGTAGAAAACCGCATTGACAGATTAGAAGTTAAATTTACTGAGTTTGAAAAAAGGATAGACAAATTAGAACAAAGAATGGATAGCTTTGAGAAGAGAATGGACAATCTTGAACAAAGAATGGATAATTTCGAACAGAAGATGGGTAGTTTTGAGCGAAAGTTGGGAAATTTTGAAGTAAGGCTGGATAATTTCGAGATAAAGATGGATAACTTTGAAAAAAGGTTAGATAAAGTTGAGCAAAGAATAGATAAAATTGAAAGTGTTGTTACAAGCACATTTGAACAAGTAGCTAGAAATACAGAATCTTTGACTGAGATAAACTTCCAATTTAAGCGGATTGACAAAAAATTTGAGGTTTTAAATGACCATATACTAGAAAGAGATGCAGATGTGAAGCTTTTACTAGAAAAAGTGGGGTTATAA
- a CDS encoding 23S rRNA (pseudouridine(1915)-N(3))-methyltransferase RlmH, with protein MNYKVCATGNKIEKFYSDAIKEYQKRLSRFCNITFLNYKNFQKLHFKEIDKYYKIVISPAGKSLSSEELSEKIKEFELTGITDILIIIGNEEIHCNEVISISSMKMSLGLTSTIFFEQLYRAYKILNNEPYHK; from the coding sequence ATGAATTACAAAGTTTGTGCTACAGGTAATAAAATAGAAAAGTTTTATTCTGATGCAATAAAAGAATATCAGAAGAGGCTGAGCCGATTTTGCAATATCACTTTTTTGAACTATAAAAATTTTCAAAAATTACATTTTAAAGAAATAGATAAATATTATAAAATAGTAATATCACCTGCAGGTAAATCTTTGTCTTCAGAGGAATTATCAGAAAAAATAAAAGAGTTTGAACTCACTGGAATAACAGATATATTAATAATCATAGGAAATGAAGAAATTCATTGTAATGAGGTCATAAGCATAAGTAGCATGAAAATGAGTTTAGGTTTGACTTCTACTATTTTCTTTGAACAGTTATATAGGGCATATAAAATTTTAAACAATGAACCTTATCACAAGTGA
- a CDS encoding glutaredoxin domain-containing protein: MLELIKDSQHFEEVKNKEEFFMLMFYSNSSQKSLEALEVMKKFSEDNPKVPVYVVNASEIKDIHPQYGIKVVPSVILFKDKEPWQFVFGLQSKEYYEKLLVVAPSKVSDGKGQKVHRVTVYTTPSCPWCNATKAYLRQHNIPFREVDVSKNPSAAAELVRRSGQRGVPQTDIDGTIVVGFDKAKLNRLLGITEQ; this comes from the coding sequence ATGTTAGAGCTTATAAAGGATTCTCAGCACTTTGAAGAAGTAAAGAATAAAGAAGAATTTTTTATGCTAATGTTCTATTCTAATTCTTCACAAAAGAGTCTTGAAGCCCTGGAAGTTATGAAGAAATTCAGTGAAGACAATCCCAAAGTGCCTGTTTATGTAGTGAATGCATCTGAGATAAAAGATATTCATCCACAATATGGAATCAAAGTAGTGCCTTCAGTGATACTTTTCAAGGATAAAGAGCCATGGCAGTTTGTATTTGGACTTCAAAGCAAAGAATATTATGAAAAACTTTTAGTTGTCGCTCCTTCAAAGGTTTCTGATGGAAAAGGTCAAAAGGTCCACAGAGTAACTGTTTACACCACTCCCTCTTGCCCCTGGTGCAATGCTACAAAGGCATATTTAAGGCAGCACAACATACCTTTTAGAGAAGTAGACGTGAGCAAAAATCCAAGTGCGGCAGCAGAATTAGTAAGGCGGAGCGGCCAAAGAGGTGTGCCTCAGACGGATATTGATGGCACAATTGTAGTAGGGTTTGATAAAGCTAAGCTTAATAGATTGCTGGGAATTACTGAACAATAA
- a CDS encoding CxxH/CxxC protein, which translates to MFVVCEKHLEDAIEEFVEVYEQPPDIYKLDEVSFTDWLVPHKCDFCDEPPKYLVV; encoded by the coding sequence ATGTTTGTTGTGTGTGAAAAGCATTTAGAGGATGCCATCGAAGAATTTGTCGAAGTGTACGAACAGCCACCGGATATTTACAAATTGGATGAAGTTTCTTTTACTGATTGGCTGGTACCTCATAAATGTGATTTTTGCGATGAGCCACCTAAATACCTTGTAGTTTAA
- the rlmH gene encoding 23S rRNA (pseudouridine(1915)-N(3))-methyltransferase RlmH — protein sequence MKIHIIAVGKMKENYINNGIYFYLKKLRPYCEIEIKEVEEEKTPQNLSQKEKEEILRKEGERVLSKIKKGSFVVSLAIEGKEIDSYKFSQFIKTTFQSGYREMTFVIGGSLGLWENIKKQSHLNLSFSKMTFPHQLMRLILLEQIYLAFSGENHL from the coding sequence ATGAAAATACATATAATAGCAGTTGGGAAAATGAAGGAGAACTATATAAATAATGGTATATATTTTTATTTAAAAAAATTGCGCCCTTATTGTGAAATAGAGATTAAAGAAGTAGAGGAAGAAAAAACTCCTCAAAATTTAAGTCAAAAGGAAAAAGAGGAGATTTTGCGTAAAGAAGGAGAGAGGGTTCTTTCTAAAATAAAAAAGGGAAGCTTTGTTGTTTCTCTTGCTATAGAAGGAAAAGAAATAGACTCATACAAGTTTTCACAGTTCATAAAGACTACTTTTCAATCTGGTTACAGAGAAATGACCTTTGTAATAGGTGGTTCGTTGGGATTGTGGGAAAATATAAAAAAACAATCTCATTTAAATCTTTCTTTTTCTAAAATGACTTTTCCTCACCAGCTTATGAGACTTATACTTTTAGAGCAGATTTATTTAGCTTTTAGTGGAGAAAATCACTTGTGA
- the tyrS gene encoding tyrosine--tRNA ligase — protein sequence MSVLDVLQERGYIQQMTHEEEIRELLEKEKITFYIGFDPTADSLHVGHFLQIMVMSHMQKAGHRPIVLIGGGTAMVGDPSGRTDMRKMMTKEEIDRNAEAFKKQMQRLIDFSDGKAIMANNADWLLDLNYIEFLRDIGVHFSVNRMLTAECFKSRLERGLSFLEFNYMLMQAYDFLELNRRYNCVMQMGGDDQWSNIIAGIELIRKKEGKQAYGMTFTLLTTSEGKKMGKTEKGAIWLDPNKTSPYEFYQYWRNIADADVEKALALLTFLPMDEVRRLGALKDKEINEAKKILAYEVTKLIHGEEEAIKAQKAAEALFESGGDLDNVPSVTVSSDVFGKKILDVLFEAKIIPSKSEGRRLVQQGGLYINNEKVESIDEYIKDEMIKDNSILIRKGKKEYHRLVIKE from the coding sequence GTGTCTGTACTTGATGTTTTGCAAGAAAGAGGATATATTCAGCAAATGACTCATGAAGAGGAAATACGAGAACTTTTAGAAAAAGAAAAAATTACTTTTTACATAGGCTTTGATCCTACTGCTGATAGCTTACATGTGGGACATTTTCTTCAAATTATGGTGATGTCTCACATGCAAAAAGCAGGCCACAGGCCTATTGTGTTAATAGGCGGTGGCACAGCGATGGTAGGAGACCCAAGCGGCAGGACTGATATGAGAAAGATGATGACTAAAGAGGAAATAGATAGAAACGCTGAAGCTTTTAAAAAGCAGATGCAAAGGCTTATCGATTTTTCTGATGGCAAAGCCATTATGGCCAATAATGCTGATTGGCTTTTAGACTTAAACTATATTGAATTTTTAAGGGATATAGGAGTTCATTTTTCTGTAAATAGAATGCTTACAGCAGAATGCTTTAAATCTCGATTAGAAAGAGGCCTTTCTTTTTTGGAGTTTAACTATATGCTTATGCAAGCCTATGATTTTCTTGAATTAAATAGAAGATACAATTGTGTAATGCAAATGGGCGGAGACGATCAATGGTCTAATATTATTGCTGGTATAGAGCTTATACGAAAAAAAGAAGGTAAACAGGCTTATGGCATGACATTTACTTTACTTACCACCAGTGAAGGGAAGAAAATGGGGAAAACTGAAAAAGGCGCAATATGGCTTGATCCTAATAAAACTTCTCCTTATGAATTCTATCAATACTGGAGAAATATAGCTGATGCGGATGTGGAAAAGGCCCTGGCACTTCTCACTTTCTTGCCTATGGATGAAGTGAGAAGATTAGGGGCATTAAAAGATAAAGAGATAAACGAGGCTAAAAAAATATTGGCATATGAAGTCACAAAACTTATACACGGAGAGGAAGAGGCTATAAAAGCCCAAAAGGCGGCAGAGGCTTTATTTGAAAGCGGTGGAGATTTAGATAATGTGCCTTCTGTTACTGTCTCTTCTGATGTTTTTGGTAAAAAAATTTTAGATGTGCTTTTTGAAGCAAAGATAATACCTTCAAAGAGTGAGGGCAGAAGGCTCGTTCAACAAGGTGGACTGTATATAAACAATGAAAAAGTTGAAAGTATTGATGAATATATAAAAGATGAGATGATAAAAGATAATAGCATTTTAATAAGAAAGGGCAAAAAAGAGTATCACAGGCTTGTCATTAAAGAATAA
- a CDS encoding SPL family radical SAM protein: MKKFSHIYVEKEILSNPITQNILKKFPKSKVVLIDRYSEVFNRPNQNYLIQKERQNLILAQKRYDFIYKGSKLCEDFKNSNFYHTSIIFNCMYDCDYCYLQGMYPSGHLVIFVNIEDYFKEIDKLTQDQKVYLSISYETDLLALEYLTGFTKQWIEYAKGNKNLVIEIRTKSANFSSVESIDIPSNVIFAWTLLPQPVIDKYEKLTPSLGKRIESIKRAISKGLKVRISIEPVMYIEGFEKIYKNFVGYVFSKIPKEGIQDVNIGAFRMVKEQAKKIEKLKEYSPIFCYDTVLKEGIFTYKEAKYFEEFVYREVIKYIEKEKVYVLNKLPSN, from the coding sequence TTGAAAAAATTCTCTCACATTTACGTTGAGAAGGAAATACTTTCTAATCCTATAACGCAAAATATTTTAAAGAAATTTCCTAAAAGTAAAGTGGTGCTTATTGACAGATACAGTGAGGTTTTCAATAGACCTAATCAAAACTACCTTATACAAAAAGAAAGGCAAAATCTTATATTGGCCCAAAAAAGATACGATTTTATATATAAAGGTTCTAAGCTTTGTGAAGACTTTAAAAATTCTAATTTTTACCATACATCAATAATATTCAATTGTATGTATGATTGTGATTATTGCTATTTACAGGGTATGTATCCTTCAGGACATCTTGTTATTTTTGTGAATATTGAGGACTATTTTAAAGAGATAGATAAACTTACACAAGACCAGAAAGTCTATTTAAGCATATCCTATGAGACGGATTTACTTGCTTTAGAATACCTTACAGGCTTTACTAAACAGTGGATTGAATATGCCAAAGGGAATAAAAACCTTGTAATAGAAATACGAACAAAAAGCGCCAATTTTTCTTCCGTAGAATCTATCGACATACCTTCTAATGTAATTTTCGCATGGACATTGTTGCCCCAACCGGTCATCGATAAATATGAAAAACTAACACCTTCTCTCGGTAAAAGGATAGAAAGCATAAAAAGGGCTATATCAAAGGGCTTAAAAGTTAGAATTTCTATTGAACCAGTGATGTATATAGAAGGATTTGAAAAAATATATAAAAATTTTGTGGGATATGTTTTTTCAAAAATACCTAAAGAAGGTATACAAGATGTCAATATTGGTGCTTTTAGAATGGTAAAGGAGCAAGCTAAAAAAATAGAAAAATTAAAAGAATATTCTCCAATATTTTGCTATGATACGGTTTTGAAAGAAGGGATATTTACCTATAAAGAGGCAAAATATTTTGAGGAATTCGTTTATAGGGAAGTAATAAAATATATTGAAAAGGAAAAAGTGTACGTATTAAACAAACTCCCCTCTAACTAA
- a CDS encoding 5'-methylthioadenosine/S-adenosylhomocysteine nucleosidase family protein, whose protein sequence is MVFIATALYIEAKPLIEYFGLKKDVENRYFQVFRNEEITLVVTGVGKINSSIAVSHAATRYLWDPQSFIINIGVCGSKDMNEKIGNIYLINKIVDNETHKNYIPDILIDHPFEESDIETFNYIVKDKELMTARLCDMETSGFYQAASKFFETHRIYILKIVSDSTDFEDVSKDKIYELIKNKLKEIDEFIKILKNSFKTIDIFSFYEREIINFLSQKLKLTVSQRQIFYKACLHYKVRKGKNIDFLKNFCDVQVNNKEERKRAFEKILSHLR, encoded by the coding sequence ATGGTCTTTATTGCAACCGCTTTATATATTGAGGCAAAACCTCTAATTGAATATTTTGGATTAAAAAAAGATGTAGAAAATCGATATTTTCAAGTTTTTAGAAATGAAGAAATAACGTTGGTAGTAACAGGAGTGGGCAAAATAAATAGCAGTATAGCTGTTTCTCATGCGGCAACTCGATATTTGTGGGATCCACAAAGCTTTATAATAAACATTGGTGTATGTGGCTCGAAAGATATGAATGAAAAAATAGGGAACATATACCTTATTAACAAAATTGTAGACAATGAAACTCATAAAAATTATATACCTGATATTTTGATAGACCATCCTTTTGAGGAAAGTGATATAGAGACTTTTAATTATATAGTGAAAGATAAAGAGTTGATGACAGCAAGACTTTGTGATATGGAAACCAGCGGTTTTTATCAAGCAGCCTCTAAGTTTTTCGAGACCCACAGAATTTATATTTTAAAAATTGTCTCTGATAGTACAGATTTCGAGGATGTGTCTAAAGATAAAATTTATGAGTTAATAAAAAACAAGTTAAAGGAAATAGATGAATTTATTAAAATATTGAAAAATAGTTTTAAAACTATCGATATATTTTCCTTTTATGAAAGAGAAATTATAAATTTTCTTTCACAAAAGCTAAAACTTACGGTAAGTCAAAGGCAAATTTTTTATAAAGCTTGTCTACATTATAAGGTTAGAAAGGGTAAAAATATAGATTTTTTAAAAAACTTTTGTGATGTACAGGTAAATAATAAAGAAGAGAGGAAGAGGGCCTTTGAAAAAATTCTCTCACATTTACGTTGA